The proteins below are encoded in one region of Corynebacterium felinum:
- the hisS gene encoding histidine--tRNA ligase — protein sequence MTDKKLSKIAAPKGVPDYIPPQSAEFIHIRDMFAHQARLAGYEHIELPVFEETSLFARGVGESTDVVSKEMYTFADRGERSVTLRPEGTAGVMRAVIEHNLDRGQLPIKLNYYGPFFRYERPQAGRYRQLQQVGVEAIGVDDPALDAEVIALADRCFKSIGLTGYRLELTSLGDNTCRPQYREKLQEFLFDLPLDEETRKRAEINPLRVLDDKREEVRAMTADAPLMLDYLSDECRNHFETVTGLLDDLGVGYIINPRMVRGLDYYTKTCFEFVHDGLGAQSGIGGGGRYDGLMAQLGGQELSGIGFGLGVDRALLALQAEKKHVTDGSRVDVFGVAMGADAKRAMVRLLDSLRASGVRADMSYGDRGLKGAMKGADRAGARYALVLGDRELDNGVVAVKDLRNQEQTEVSLDKVIEFVTR from the coding sequence GTGACTGATAAGAAGCTATCTAAAATTGCCGCACCCAAAGGTGTGCCGGACTATATCCCGCCGCAATCCGCCGAGTTCATCCACATTCGTGACATGTTCGCGCATCAGGCTAGGCTTGCTGGATACGAGCACATTGAGCTTCCAGTCTTCGAAGAAACCTCCCTGTTTGCCCGCGGTGTCGGCGAATCCACCGATGTGGTGAGCAAAGAAATGTACACCTTTGCCGACCGTGGCGAACGCTCCGTCACCCTGCGCCCTGAGGGTACCGCTGGTGTGATGCGAGCGGTCATTGAGCACAATCTTGATCGTGGTCAATTGCCTATCAAGCTTAATTACTATGGCCCTTTCTTCCGCTACGAGCGCCCACAGGCTGGGCGATACCGCCAGCTGCAGCAAGTAGGTGTTGAAGCAATCGGTGTTGACGATCCTGCGCTTGACGCTGAAGTGATCGCCCTTGCAGATCGCTGCTTCAAGTCCATTGGCTTGACTGGATACCGTTTGGAACTGACTAGCTTGGGCGATAATACTTGCCGCCCGCAGTACCGTGAGAAGCTTCAGGAATTCCTGTTTGATCTTCCACTGGATGAAGAAACCCGTAAGCGTGCTGAGATTAATCCGCTACGTGTGCTCGATGATAAGCGCGAAGAAGTACGCGCTATGACCGCCGATGCGCCGTTGATGCTGGATTATCTCTCGGATGAGTGCCGCAACCACTTTGAAACCGTCACTGGTTTGCTCGACGATCTTGGGGTGGGGTACATCATCAATCCTCGCATGGTGCGCGGCCTTGACTACTACACTAAGACCTGCTTCGAGTTCGTCCACGACGGACTTGGCGCACAGTCCGGTATTGGCGGCGGTGGCCGCTACGACGGGTTGATGGCTCAGCTCGGTGGCCAAGAGCTTTCGGGTATCGGCTTCGGTTTGGGTGTGGACCGCGCATTACTTGCCCTTCAGGCTGAGAAGAAACACGTGACCGACGGCTCCCGCGTCGATGTTTTTGGCGTGGCTATGGGTGCTGATGCAAAGCGTGCCATGGTGCGCCTGCTGGATTCGTTGCGTGCCAGCGGTGTACGCGCCGATATGTCTTATGGTGACCGTGGACTTAAGGGTGCTATGAAGGGCGCTGACCGTGCCGGTGCACGCTACGCTTTGGTTCTCGGCGACCGTGAGCTCGACAATGGTGTTGTTGCTGTCAAGGACTTACGCAACCAAGAGCAAACTGAGGTGTCCTTGGATAAGGTCATCGAGTTTGTCACCCGCTAA
- a CDS encoding NAD(P)H-dependent oxidoreductase, with product MATLTVISAGLSESSTSTRLGLSIADAVIKQAQSHFSHSLQQAEPQGNLRNFPSMVSGSQSCTVEVIELKDLALELAVAMTQLYSPTPPDTPLLDKAFALVEKSDALIAVTPVFQASYTGLFKMFFDVLNCDLIKGKPLIIAANAGSQRHALVLEYSLRPLFSFLKAKVVPTSILFTPSDRDPGSPEAQAKFESRIARAAEELISLLPNHTTPSAST from the coding sequence ATGGCTACTTTAACCGTTATTTCCGCTGGACTTTCCGAGTCATCGACCTCCACCCGCTTAGGTTTATCCATTGCAGATGCCGTGATTAAGCAGGCACAATCTCATTTTTCGCACAGCTTGCAACAAGCTGAGCCTCAGGGGAATTTACGGAACTTCCCCAGTATGGTTTCAGGTTCGCAGTCGTGCACTGTTGAGGTGATCGAGCTTAAAGATCTCGCACTGGAATTAGCAGTAGCTATGACGCAGCTCTATTCCCCTACACCACCTGACACTCCTTTGCTGGACAAGGCTTTCGCACTGGTGGAAAAAAGCGATGCACTTATTGCAGTAACACCTGTGTTCCAAGCTTCCTATACTGGGCTTTTCAAAATGTTTTTCGATGTGCTCAACTGTGATCTGATCAAGGGTAAGCCTTTGATTATTGCCGCTAATGCTGGCTCACAGCGCCACGCACTGGTGTTGGAATACAGTTTGCGCCCGCTCTTTAGCTTCTTAAAAGCCAAGGTTGTTCCGACCAGTATTTTGTTTACACCCTCCGATCGTGATCCTGGTTCGCCTGAAGCCCAAGCGAAGTTCGAATCCCGCATTGCTCGGGCCGCCGAGGAACTTATCTCGCTGCTGCCCAACCACACCACGCCGTCAGCGTCGACCTAG
- a CDS encoding peptidylprolyl isomerase gives MSDNSKRRAEAMRSLESAIASRDRSEKLKPLGLILMAAAAIAIIVGGIVWATLYTGGSKEETVASETQAAPVTTEEMTTPTLPPTEPLALARAQALPETVTCEYKDSGEAAKEISKPATKDVPATGTVNVVLNTNQGEVPLELDRSVSPCTVNAIEHFAKEGYYDNTVCHRLTTSEGLKVLQCGDPSGTGAGGPGFNFKNEYPTDEFEGQDALNPVKYPRGTIAMANAGADTNGSQFFLNYGDSLLPPAYTYFGKISDSGLKVLDAIAAEGVAEGGADGAPAKEVKITKAEVK, from the coding sequence GTGAGCGATAATTCAAAACGCCGCGCTGAAGCTATGCGTAGCTTGGAATCAGCGATCGCTTCGCGCGATCGTTCGGAGAAATTAAAGCCTTTAGGCCTGATTCTTATGGCTGCGGCTGCCATTGCAATAATTGTTGGTGGCATTGTGTGGGCAACGTTGTACACAGGTGGTTCGAAGGAAGAGACTGTCGCTTCCGAAACGCAGGCCGCACCAGTAACAACAGAGGAAATGACAACGCCTACGTTGCCACCTACTGAGCCACTGGCACTTGCGCGTGCACAGGCTTTGCCTGAGACGGTCACCTGTGAGTACAAGGATTCTGGTGAGGCTGCGAAGGAAATTTCGAAGCCTGCAACGAAGGACGTTCCTGCAACTGGCACTGTCAATGTTGTGTTGAACACTAACCAGGGTGAGGTTCCACTTGAGCTGGATCGTTCGGTTTCGCCTTGTACTGTGAATGCGATTGAGCATTTTGCAAAGGAAGGCTACTACGACAACACTGTGTGCCACCGTTTGACCACCAGCGAGGGTCTGAAGGTGCTGCAGTGTGGTGATCCTTCCGGCACTGGCGCAGGCGGCCCTGGCTTTAACTTCAAGAACGAGTACCCCACTGATGAGTTTGAGGGACAGGATGCTTTGAATCCTGTGAAGTACCCACGTGGCACGATCGCGATGGCGAATGCCGGGGCTGATACGAATGGTTCCCAGTTCTTCTTGAACTACGGCGATTCTCTACTACCTCCTGCGTACACCTATTTCGGCAAGATTTCCGATTCGGGCCTGAAGGTCTTGGATGCGATTGCTGCTGAGGGCGTGGCGGAAGGTGGTGCCGATGGCGCCCCAGCCAAGGAAGTGAAGATCACGAAGGCTGAAGTGAAGTAG
- a CDS encoding L-serine ammonia-lyase, with amino-acid sequence MTISVVDLFSIGIGPSSSHTVGPMKAAKLFLEHGNVHAGDHVEIILHGSLAATGKGHGTDRAVLLGLAGLDPATVDPAQEPTPGADVEPTGCINGIFYSIVFDPTPLPEHPNGLSFSCNDVSWRYFSVGGGFVLREDEMANQAAAGAAAVAVSAQSLPFPFTTSTQLLQVCADSGLSIPAIMRANEEVLHGDFRVMSDHLDRVWATMQECVKAGMRTSGILPGGLGVQRRAADLYKRLASPKSAFGFDALAGMEWINLYALAVNEENAAGGRVVTAPTNGAAGIIPAVMHYIRDFCAPKNEKWPREFLLAAGAVGMIIKENASISGAEVGCQGEVGSAAAMAAAGLCQVIGGTPKQVENAAEIALEHNLGLTCDPVGGLVQIPCIERNAIAAVKAVNAARLALHGSGVHRVTLDDAVATMAATGHDMMSKYKETATGGLAVMLGLPVTITEC; translated from the coding sequence ATGACCATCAGTGTTGTGGATCTTTTTAGCATCGGTATCGGCCCATCCTCGTCGCATACCGTCGGCCCCATGAAGGCCGCCAAACTTTTCCTTGAGCATGGCAATGTCCATGCTGGCGACCATGTTGAAATAATTCTTCATGGCTCTCTTGCCGCCACGGGCAAAGGCCATGGCACAGACCGTGCGGTGTTACTCGGGCTTGCAGGCCTAGATCCTGCCACTGTTGATCCGGCCCAAGAGCCAACTCCTGGTGCTGATGTTGAGCCCACGGGATGCATCAATGGGATTTTTTATTCGATTGTTTTCGACCCTACCCCGCTGCCGGAGCATCCGAATGGCCTTAGTTTTAGCTGCAACGATGTTTCGTGGCGCTATTTTTCTGTCGGTGGCGGTTTTGTGCTGCGTGAAGATGAGATGGCAAACCAAGCCGCTGCTGGCGCAGCTGCGGTTGCTGTGAGTGCCCAATCGTTACCGTTTCCTTTTACTACTTCCACTCAGTTGCTTCAGGTGTGTGCGGATTCTGGTTTATCTATTCCAGCGATTATGCGCGCGAATGAGGAAGTGTTGCACGGTGATTTCCGAGTGATGAGCGATCATTTGGATCGGGTGTGGGCAACGATGCAGGAGTGCGTGAAGGCGGGAATGCGTACTTCGGGTATTTTGCCTGGGGGTTTGGGGGTTCAGCGGCGTGCTGCTGATTTGTATAAGCGGTTGGCAAGCCCAAAGTCTGCTTTTGGTTTTGACGCTTTGGCGGGAATGGAGTGGATTAATCTCTATGCGCTGGCGGTGAATGAGGAGAATGCTGCTGGTGGTCGTGTGGTTACTGCCCCGACGAATGGTGCTGCTGGCATTATCCCTGCGGTGATGCACTATATTCGGGATTTTTGTGCCCCGAAGAATGAGAAGTGGCCGCGGGAGTTTTTGTTGGCTGCTGGTGCGGTGGGGATGATCATTAAGGAAAATGCTTCTATTTCTGGTGCTGAAGTTGGCTGCCAAGGTGAGGTGGGTTCAGCGGCGGCAATGGCGGCTGCCGGCTTGTGTCAGGTGATCGGCGGCACGCCGAAGCAGGTGGAGAATGCTGCTGAGATTGCCTTAGAGCATAATTTGGGTTTGACCTGTGATCCGGTGGGTGGTCTGGTGCAGATTCCGTGCATTGAGCGTAATGCGATTGCTGCGGTGAAGGCGGTGAATGCTGCGCGTCTGGCTTTGCATGGTTCTGGTGTACACCGAGTCACGCTTGACGACGCCGTGGCCACGATGGCTGCAACCGGTCACGACATGATGAGTAAGTACAAGGAGACTGCTACTGGTGGTCTTGCCGTGATGCTTGGTTTGCCCGTGACCATCACCGAGTGCTAG
- a CDS encoding YhgE/Pip domain-containing protein: protein MSLVHIGTELRRFGRGKLPPLALLVIILMPLLFGGLFVWSYWDPIGRMPQFPVALVNSDEGAKVGDKQLNAGDQIVEKLLETKAVDFHPVSAQQAREGVEDGTYYFAIEFPTDFSQAVASVNTDSPHQATMHAVYDNTNGLLATTLGNQVVMRVLSEVNDNLGEKIVDQLIVGFETINQGLDKAGHGAEKLHEGSTKAGEGAAKLNDGAEKLSANLDTAAEGAAKLNDGAQQLNDGLGVASNGSEQLAQGLEQLSAATDRLGDGAGQVAAGVDTLVGGATRAVDAQNQALAPLINLSTQLRQTGIPQAIQLAQAADDLVANIQANGLGNGTDIVSKLNQLNQGAAEIHRQLTDPEAQYRGGVDKAAEAARTLALGLHKLNDGSEKLVLGTRTLADGTSKLAAGSQQLTVGANQLATGLVSLDEGTGELALKLNQSAEKIPNFGDNAAQAISTPVKQVETRDSMGLFGQGLAPMFISLGLFMGGTVTFMLLHPLQRRAIDSGATPIRGVLASYLPAAVVGIAQATVMFLVQRFGLGMHAEHELGLLLAMCLTSVVFMTITQGLNAVFGATVGRVLCIGLMTLQIVSSGGLYPPETQPAPLRWFHTYDPMTYSVNLLREMIFTTDYWQDPRTLQAIMVLFGIGALFLTASTLAALRDRQWRMKDFRPEVSV, encoded by the coding sequence ATGAGCCTTGTGCACATAGGCACAGAATTGCGCCGCTTTGGTAGGGGCAAGCTTCCACCGCTGGCCTTACTTGTCATCATCTTGATGCCGCTGTTATTCGGTGGACTTTTTGTGTGGAGCTACTGGGATCCAATCGGCCGCATGCCACAATTCCCTGTAGCACTTGTCAATTCTGACGAAGGAGCAAAGGTAGGGGATAAGCAGCTGAATGCCGGTGACCAGATTGTTGAAAAGCTACTGGAAACCAAAGCCGTTGATTTTCACCCCGTCAGCGCGCAGCAAGCACGAGAAGGTGTTGAAGATGGCACGTATTACTTTGCTATCGAATTCCCCACAGACTTCTCCCAAGCAGTGGCGAGTGTGAATACCGATTCGCCACATCAGGCCACCATGCATGCGGTGTATGACAACACCAATGGCTTGCTGGCCACCACTTTAGGTAACCAAGTGGTAATGCGCGTGCTGTCGGAAGTCAACGATAATCTGGGTGAAAAGATTGTTGATCAGCTCATCGTGGGCTTTGAAACCATCAACCAAGGGTTGGATAAAGCAGGCCATGGTGCCGAAAAGCTCCACGAAGGTTCCACTAAAGCTGGTGAAGGTGCAGCAAAGCTGAATGATGGCGCGGAGAAACTCTCCGCCAACCTCGACACAGCAGCCGAAGGTGCAGCAAAGCTCAATGATGGTGCACAGCAGCTCAACGACGGGCTTGGTGTTGCATCAAACGGTTCCGAACAGCTTGCCCAAGGCTTGGAACAACTGTCAGCCGCAACCGATCGCCTCGGTGACGGTGCGGGCCAAGTTGCTGCCGGCGTCGATACGCTCGTCGGTGGCGCCACTCGCGCAGTCGACGCGCAAAATCAAGCACTAGCGCCACTGATCAACTTAAGCACCCAACTGCGCCAAACAGGGATCCCGCAAGCAATTCAGCTTGCCCAAGCTGCCGACGACCTTGTTGCCAACATCCAAGCAAACGGCCTAGGTAACGGCACAGACATCGTGAGTAAACTCAACCAGCTCAACCAAGGTGCCGCAGAAATCCATCGCCAACTGACCGACCCCGAAGCTCAATACCGCGGCGGTGTGGACAAAGCCGCCGAGGCTGCACGCACTCTCGCCCTAGGCTTGCATAAGCTCAACGATGGTAGCGAAAAACTCGTGCTGGGCACACGTACCCTTGCCGACGGCACCAGCAAGCTCGCCGCAGGATCGCAGCAGCTTACCGTCGGGGCAAACCAGCTCGCCACCGGCCTTGTCAGCCTCGATGAAGGTACAGGGGAGCTGGCGCTGAAACTGAACCAGTCCGCGGAGAAAATCCCCAACTTCGGCGATAACGCCGCACAGGCAATCTCCACACCCGTGAAGCAGGTGGAAACCCGCGACAGCATGGGGCTATTTGGGCAAGGCCTCGCCCCCATGTTCATCTCACTGGGGCTGTTCATGGGTGGAACCGTCACCTTCATGCTGCTGCATCCGCTGCAGCGTCGCGCCATCGACTCCGGCGCAACCCCCATACGAGGTGTGCTCGCCAGCTACCTCCCAGCCGCAGTTGTGGGTATTGCACAGGCAACCGTCATGTTCTTAGTTCAGCGCTTCGGTCTCGGCATGCATGCAGAGCACGAGCTTGGACTGTTGCTTGCCATGTGCCTGACTTCAGTGGTGTTTATGACAATCACACAGGGGCTCAACGCCGTATTCGGCGCAACGGTGGGACGTGTGCTGTGTATCGGCTTAATGACACTACAGATCGTTTCCTCCGGTGGACTTTACCCGCCTGAGACTCAACCTGCGCCACTGCGCTGGTTCCACACCTACGACCCGATGACCTATTCGGTGAACCTCCTGCGTGAGATGATCTTCACCACCGACTACTGGCAGGACCCACGCACCCTTCAAGCAATCATGGTGCTTTTCGGCATCGGTGCGTTGTTCCTCACTGCCTCCACATTGGCAGCCCTGCGCGACCGACAGTGGCGCATGAAGGACTTCCGCCCAGAAGTATCTGTGTAA
- the tpx gene encoding thiol peroxidase, with the protein MAKTHFKGTEANTNGNLPEVGSTIPEFSLVGADLADITNATLAGKRVIFNIFPSIDTGICAQSVRRFNEAVTKLDNTAVVCASADLPFAHARFCGAEGIDNVMAGSGFRSSFGEDFGVLLTDSPLQGLYARAVIVTDVDGTVLHTELVEEIGTEPTYSKALEVLEELA; encoded by the coding sequence ATGGCTAAAACTCATTTCAAAGGTACAGAAGCAAACACCAACGGCAACCTGCCCGAAGTAGGATCCACCATCCCAGAATTCAGCCTCGTCGGCGCGGATCTGGCCGACATCACCAACGCCACCCTTGCCGGAAAGCGCGTTATCTTCAACATTTTCCCCAGCATCGACACCGGAATCTGCGCACAATCCGTTCGCCGCTTCAACGAAGCAGTGACCAAACTCGACAACACCGCAGTTGTGTGCGCATCCGCTGACCTACCATTCGCACACGCACGGTTCTGCGGGGCTGAAGGTATCGACAACGTCATGGCCGGCTCCGGATTCCGCTCCAGCTTCGGCGAAGACTTCGGCGTACTGCTCACCGACTCCCCACTCCAGGGCCTATACGCCCGCGCAGTGATCGTCACCGACGTCGACGGTACCGTGCTTCACACCGAACTCGTCGAAGAAATCGGCACAGAACCAACCTACTCCAAGGCGCTCGAAGTCCTCGAAGAGCTCGCTTAA
- a CDS encoding DEAD/DEAH box helicase codes for MDRNRLNALRNRAAALNSMLPALLALQADLTSDRAAQVSIPQRISIESAKEYLYLIDPATVAWPHGLYVRAELLGTHSGIDTRANAPEVETGTSANSSECFAVLSALIEKIQPLGQLYRDSQHAADGFFGKLMRGGAVERAQLAAEELEQRLMDPHLLELDTQARFYLQRAADAHRKQQAGVSLTTTDYPEAVHAALCEALDVHAPKVDTLDRSFIYPAVQLVARIHQCPYGEPMLAQAATQALARIRAERAEVLIKAMPLEKLKDVTNERLRFQGVEPAGICTVYDVYKAPLSALTQISGIGVQTASRMKAAAQTLYTEAATSTDMRIGNEPTQAAMELVRVLATYAAADTLNAEQKARRERLLGYFTPVPTLSPTGAPFIMLSNSQALPSQFLDDLAWAGAVPDSFLPPEPAPISGDTAWADYLTRPAHYQSLLNSLVGTGDYSTDLGLDDDTLQAIRELRLNDTLLKDLYLRGYQSFGAKFAIVRAKTVLGDEMGLGKTVQALAVAAHIAADGGRIVCVVPASLIVNWARETAKFTHLDVHIGHGDAKQLVVDQWAENGGMLIVTYEGARSLTIPKPTLVIVDEAHMVKNPSALRSKACARLIAEADCALLMTGTPIENRIGEFVQLIRYVQPELVAGLDQARSPQAFRKQVAPAYLRRNQKDVLDELPQKIESVEWVELSTADHAEYADAIAQGHWMKARRAAFVAPSPMSAKVERIREIVEEATAEQRNVLIFSYFRDVLSRLESELGARCVGVISGDVPPAGRQTLVDALGQSGNVLLAQIGAGGVGLNIQKASVVILAEVQVKPSLEDQAIARAHRMGQTEVVQVHRMVGDETVDEILLDVTAGKRKIFDEYARVSEVGEIPDAIDVSESKLAAFIIHAERERLGLLVPSDDQSVEENAQTEAGDTGVIDSNADASGAESTPVQPDHKDVVG; via the coding sequence ATGGACCGAAACCGCCTCAATGCTCTTCGCAACCGAGCAGCAGCCCTGAATTCCATGCTGCCTGCCCTTCTCGCTTTACAGGCTGACTTGACAAGTGATCGGGCAGCGCAGGTGAGTATCCCACAGCGCATCAGCATTGAATCGGCAAAGGAATATCTTTATCTCATCGATCCAGCCACCGTTGCCTGGCCCCACGGATTGTATGTACGTGCCGAACTACTGGGTACCCACAGTGGCATTGATACTCGCGCGAATGCGCCTGAGGTGGAAACGGGGACTTCGGCTAATTCGTCTGAATGCTTCGCAGTACTATCTGCGTTGATTGAGAAAATTCAACCACTAGGCCAGCTTTATCGTGACTCTCAGCATGCCGCTGACGGATTCTTTGGCAAACTCATGCGCGGTGGCGCAGTAGAGCGTGCGCAACTGGCAGCGGAAGAATTAGAGCAGCGCCTTATGGATCCACATCTACTTGAGTTAGACACTCAGGCGCGTTTCTATCTTCAGCGTGCCGCGGATGCGCATAGAAAGCAGCAGGCGGGAGTGTCTTTGACAACCACAGATTACCCCGAAGCTGTGCATGCGGCTCTATGTGAAGCGCTCGATGTGCACGCCCCGAAAGTAGACACCCTCGACCGCAGCTTTATTTATCCGGCAGTGCAGCTGGTGGCACGCATTCACCAGTGCCCCTATGGTGAGCCGATGCTCGCCCAAGCGGCTACACAGGCGTTGGCACGGATTCGCGCTGAGCGTGCCGAGGTTCTGATCAAAGCGATGCCCTTGGAAAAGCTGAAGGATGTGACCAATGAGCGCTTACGCTTTCAGGGAGTTGAACCCGCCGGAATTTGTACCGTCTACGACGTGTACAAAGCACCACTGAGCGCTTTGACCCAAATCTCAGGCATTGGCGTGCAAACAGCAAGCAGAATGAAAGCCGCAGCCCAAACACTGTATACGGAGGCTGCAACGAGTACCGATATGCGCATCGGCAATGAGCCAACCCAAGCAGCGATGGAACTGGTCCGCGTTTTAGCGACCTATGCAGCAGCGGATACGCTAAATGCTGAACAAAAGGCTCGCCGTGAGCGGCTGTTAGGTTATTTCACCCCAGTGCCGACACTGTCGCCCACGGGGGCGCCCTTCATAATGCTGAGTAATTCTCAGGCGTTGCCGAGTCAGTTTTTAGATGATTTAGCATGGGCCGGCGCTGTCCCAGATTCTTTCCTTCCGCCAGAACCCGCCCCAATTTCCGGTGATACAGCCTGGGCCGACTATCTTACGCGCCCTGCCCATTACCAGTCGTTACTTAACAGTTTGGTAGGGACGGGGGATTATTCCACTGACCTAGGCTTAGATGACGATACTTTACAGGCGATTCGGGAACTAAGGCTGAACGACACACTGCTCAAAGACTTGTATCTACGTGGCTATCAGAGTTTTGGTGCGAAATTTGCGATCGTTCGCGCGAAAACTGTGCTCGGCGATGAGATGGGTTTGGGCAAGACTGTTCAGGCTTTGGCTGTCGCAGCGCATATCGCCGCTGACGGTGGGCGTATTGTGTGCGTGGTTCCCGCAAGTCTGATTGTGAACTGGGCCCGTGAGACGGCGAAATTCACCCATTTGGATGTGCATATCGGCCACGGGGATGCTAAGCAACTGGTGGTGGATCAGTGGGCAGAGAATGGGGGCATGCTCATTGTTACTTATGAGGGTGCGCGGTCGTTGACGATCCCGAAGCCTACATTAGTGATCGTTGATGAGGCGCATATGGTGAAGAATCCTTCAGCGTTGCGGTCGAAGGCTTGCGCACGTTTGATTGCGGAAGCCGATTGTGCGTTATTGATGACCGGCACGCCGATTGAAAATCGCATCGGCGAATTTGTGCAGCTGATTCGGTATGTACAGCCTGAACTGGTTGCTGGTTTGGATCAGGCGCGTTCCCCGCAGGCGTTTCGAAAACAGGTGGCTCCGGCTTATTTGCGGCGAAACCAAAAGGATGTGCTTGATGAACTTCCGCAGAAAATCGAAAGTGTCGAGTGGGTGGAGCTGAGTACTGCTGATCACGCTGAGTATGCGGATGCGATTGCGCAGGGGCATTGGATGAAGGCACGTCGCGCGGCCTTCGTCGCACCTTCCCCGATGTCGGCGAAGGTTGAACGCATCCGCGAAATAGTGGAAGAAGCGACCGCTGAGCAGCGTAATGTGTTGATTTTTTCGTACTTCCGTGACGTCTTGTCCAGGTTGGAGTCGGAGTTGGGTGCACGCTGCGTAGGTGTGATCAGTGGCGATGTTCCCCCTGCTGGCAGGCAGACGCTTGTCGACGCACTCGGACAGAGCGGCAATGTGTTGCTAGCGCAGATTGGTGCTGGTGGTGTGGGCCTGAATATTCAAAAAGCGAGTGTGGTTATTTTGGCGGAGGTGCAGGTGAAGCCTTCGTTGGAGGATCAGGCTATTGCCCGTGCTCACCGTATGGGGCAGACCGAAGTGGTACAGGTGCACCGGATGGTGGGGGATGAAACCGTGGATGAGATTTTGTTGGATGTTACTGCGGGCAAGCGAAAGATTTTTGACGAGTATGCGCGTGTGTCGGAGGTTGGGGAGATTCCTGATGCGATTGATGTTTCGGAAAGCAAACTAGCCGCTTTCATTATTCATGCTGAACGCGAACGCCTTGGACTGCTTGTGCCCAGCGATGATCAGAGTGTCGAAGAAAATGCTCAAACCGAGGCCGGAGATAC
- a CDS encoding MBL fold metallo-hydrolase codes for MEIFGFASGPYKTNCFVVINDGAATVIDPGMHTYNYLVEYFEEHNVTLEQILLTHGHIDHTRDAGTLAARYHAPVYIHPSDAFMLEDGKGVSAESRVLFDAANMTPIKDLRHLSHGDELKIGGEIFHIRHAPGHSPGSVLIVGDEVVFAGDVLFKGSIGRTDLMQSDPEAMDQSLKNQVLTLSDELQVLPGHGPLTTMRAERRTNPFLARLP; via the coding sequence ATGGAAATTTTCGGCTTCGCTTCTGGCCCCTACAAAACAAACTGCTTCGTGGTGATCAACGACGGTGCTGCCACAGTCATTGATCCCGGAATGCACACCTACAACTACCTCGTTGAGTATTTCGAGGAGCACAACGTGACGCTCGAACAAATCCTGCTCACGCACGGGCATATCGACCACACCCGCGATGCCGGAACCCTCGCTGCACGCTATCACGCGCCGGTTTACATCCACCCCAGTGACGCGTTCATGCTCGAAGACGGCAAAGGGGTGTCCGCCGAATCCCGCGTGCTTTTCGACGCCGCCAACATGACCCCCATCAAAGATCTACGCCACCTGAGTCATGGCGACGAACTGAAAATCGGGGGTGAAATCTTCCACATTCGCCACGCCCCAGGTCACTCCCCAGGATCTGTCCTCATTGTGGGGGATGAAGTAGTGTTCGCCGGCGACGTCCTATTCAAGGGTTCAATCGGGCGCACCGACCTGATGCAGTCCGACCCAGAAGCTATGGATCAAAGCCTGAAAAATCAAGTACTCACCCTTTCCGATGAGCTTCAAGTACTACCCGGGCACGGGCCATTGACAACCATGCGGGCGGAGCGTCGCACTAATCCCTTCCTCGCCCGACTGCCATAA